From a single Calothrix sp. NIES-2098 genomic region:
- a CDS encoding putative metallophosphoesterase: MKIQIFSDLHIEFQPFTVPITDADVIVLAGDIHLREKGVKWAIENIQNKPIIYVLGNHEYYGSAYPKLVNKLKDYTSGTNVYILENDLVTIKDVTFLGCTLWTDFKLFDNAHIASQEASQNMTDFKKIRLSPQYSKLKPIDTVEIYRKSVSWLKNTLSSLSGKIVVITHHAPSKKSIPSEYQQDILSAAYASNLDDFAAESGAHLWIHGHIHQHLDYRIGSTRIICNPRGYPDEINTLFKPEFCIEI; this comes from the coding sequence ATGAAAATTCAAATATTTAGCGATTTACACATTGAATTTCAGCCTTTTACTGTCCCTATTACAGATGCTGATGTAATTGTCTTGGCAGGAGATATACATTTAAGGGAAAAAGGAGTGAAATGGGCAATTGAAAATATTCAAAACAAACCTATTATCTATGTATTAGGAAATCATGAATATTATGGTAGTGCTTATCCCAAACTAGTTAACAAGCTAAAAGATTATACATCGGGCACTAACGTTTATATTTTAGAAAATGATTTAGTAACTATTAAAGATGTCACTTTTCTAGGCTGTACTTTATGGACTGATTTTAAACTTTTTGATAATGCACATATTGCTAGCCAGGAAGCTAGTCAAAATATGACTGATTTTAAAAAGATTAGGTTAAGCCCTCAATACTCAAAATTAAAACCCATTGATACAGTAGAAATTTATAGAAAATCAGTTAGTTGGTTAAAAAATACTTTATCTAGCTTATCTGGAAAGATTGTAGTTATTACTCACCATGCGCCAAGTAAAAAATCTATACCTTCAGAGTACCAACAAGATATTTTAAGTGCTGCTTATGCATCAAATTTAGATGATTTTGCGGCTGAATCTGGCGCTCATCTATGGATTCATGGACATATTCATCAACATTTAGATTATCGAATTGGTTCGACCCGTATTATTTGCAATCCGCGCGGATATCCTGATGAAATAAATACTTTATTTAAGCCAGAGTTTTGTATAGAAATTTAG
- a CDS encoding endonuclease/exonuclease/phosphatase — protein MNKRIFLIVATATLLILGFLSLGSYMAWFWPLELLAHFRVHYLVASLIVTIILGILWKTRHLKSKVIVLAALLLVGLNVIEVLPWYLPHSQQLVGNASKQIRLLSFNINIQNNDNKEVINVVRNSHPDLALFLEVNRSAFDNLKAELKNTLPYTFRSPGGGLAIFSRLPIQDVKADNFNGKGGHNLIATLTLDQQPIKLIGTHPIVPVTRSNFHRRNLQLAALSDYIRELNQPLILMGDFNLTPWSPYYRRFINKTNLHNTRLGFGILPSWPRPATHVHLPSWIIPLINIPIDHCFVSKHFSVAQIYTGANANSDHAPLITDLVLR, from the coding sequence ATGAATAAACGAATATTTTTAATTGTCGCAACCGCTACTCTATTAATTTTAGGATTTCTATCTTTAGGTAGCTATATGGCTTGGTTCTGGCCTCTAGAACTACTGGCTCATTTTCGAGTTCACTATTTGGTTGCATCTTTAATAGTTACTATTATTCTAGGCATTCTTTGGAAAACTCGTCATCTTAAAAGTAAAGTAATAGTTCTTGCAGCTTTATTGCTAGTGGGTTTGAATGTAATTGAGGTACTTCCTTGGTATCTACCGCATTCACAACAATTAGTTGGAAATGCATCTAAACAAATCCGGCTGTTATCTTTTAACATTAATATTCAGAATAATGATAACAAAGAAGTTATTAATGTAGTACGGAATAGTCACCCCGATCTAGCTTTATTTCTGGAAGTAAATCGCAGTGCTTTCGACAATTTAAAAGCTGAGTTAAAAAATACTTTGCCTTATACTTTTAGAAGTCCTGGTGGTGGACTGGCAATATTTAGTCGCTTACCGATTCAAGATGTTAAGGCAGATAATTTTAATGGTAAAGGAGGTCATAATCTGATAGCGACCTTAACATTAGATCAACAACCTATTAAGTTAATTGGAACCCATCCGATAGTACCAGTAACACGCAGTAATTTTCACAGACGTAATCTTCAGCTAGCGGCGCTGAGTGATTATATTCGAGAACTGAATCAGCCATTAATTTTAATGGGAGATTTTAACTTAACGCCTTGGTCGCCTTATTATCGCAGATTTATCAACAAAACAAATTTGCACAATACACGCTTAGGTTTTGGTATTTTACCAAGCTGGCCAAGACCAGCAACTCATGTGCATCTACCAAGCTGGATTATTCCGTTGATAAATATCCCAATCGACCATTGCTTTGTCAGTAAGCATTTTAGTGTTGCTCAAATCTATACAGGTGCAAATGCTAATTCTGACCATGCACCATTAATTACTGACTTAGTTTTACGTTAG